In Toxotes jaculatrix isolate fToxJac2 chromosome 11, fToxJac2.pri, whole genome shotgun sequence, a single genomic region encodes these proteins:
- the ptpn20 gene encoding tyrosine-protein phosphatase non-receptor type 13, translating into MSSTFVTLAEVLEARGGPLLEEEVWSLLLGTAESLVDVSYKGHNNMCYIISPTSLLLSATGTLAFKNCGLSDEVSTFTAPEMLQGRASSTKPAIERMLVYSLGMTLYWSVDFHLPQNQPVQLSDHLNSLLLSMCEDLAHRRVNLSSILEACESQHKASILPPPAKVVRQLVEEVFHESMDHGSLPDSNVPLSGRSQMIRERLHGKRGPFSDFSEGSAEGRRYSTDSDSKSGSLPQRPWRQRPRSSPTPLYKSSLDRLPRGVRHRDSNCSWLVRSPHHDISPKTSGRSHSPSITFSESSLSLSQRKAKALGPEFIRMPDEQQIVLELPGSIVSRKGRSCSSQREVTVVLPNGQYIVVRCDIKSRARDVFDMVVAHANLVEHFYFGLAFLDDDEYFFLDHETKISKVAPDSWKKGQISSFLVFLRVKFFVDDISFVLHRLTRHQYYLQLRKDILEDRLYCNEETGLFLAALALQAEFGDYMPELYGKNYYQPEHYVSRRMLEKLALPNVKEELPRLHASHAQMLPEEAETEYLKIAQQLPEYGVMFHRVGREKRPVVGELVLGVCVKGIIVYEMKNHLRTVTRRFLWRETDSISTGRRKLIIECGGPSGRKHSFVTESSKIAQYLLNLCSAQHKFHSEMTSRQLNHTMIPDENIDKYMSVYRGRNLNLKRMSCSEGMLNHVGLTPGQPDSLSKSCDDLTAKLEARLRQQREMRREISRELNKELPEAGDLRDIKDRQCWSTQEPIPRMMSSVSLQKQDSDASSSIRVDTPTRTPPEREIVCVTLKKDPKLGFGFVIVGEDNTGKLDLGIFIASIVPDGPADRDGRIKPGGRLISLNKTSLEGVTFSDAAAILQSSPEEVELIVSQPKYSLKDSKSSLSQSTLGLALEKSFGSQTTLSGTEYRPAMEELEEAITLSNMATPKQNRRLHIPVVRIHDTQDVCSRSPSILSLKTSERFIVELKKSSGSLGISVAGGINTNVRYGGIYIKSLVPGGAAEQDGRIQIGDRLLEVDGSNLRGVTHQQAVECLKKTGEVVNLLLEREPTVILEPRPDSPCPPLVHSPSHTQPPRTEVSIETTLTGQSKDYSFVTDENTHEVVLKKSLSGLGFSFYISQLHSGPDRGSVVRIKRLFPGQPALESGLLREGDIILSVNKEPVKDLSYQRVLFLLRGAPSEVHLLICRPGPGVLYDTDDNTLSPAPIREVRSRSLDIRLGDDYSQLLKFQYDVNLSTQKQVPTQEEDLANPAEKNPEPPAAPALLESQESLDGEMQANQTPPSLPRSPPSPTSPTSPPSPVSPASPASPASPASPASPASGSSPALPESRPTAGNPGEQQEGEAKERKKDGKEEAATTSSSTVMLLDVCPKTASNSVYASGVREEADGSVTYCLMGNGLTIMADEEYLTISSTLEHPHSFPSGLAAHTPTTNLTSLGSQTSKSSSSFGSQNPNLSPHVPTTTISPHSLPPDTPTSCSLAHPSQPLTTQPPKAKHHPIQQGLLPSHYKGFSKNSRPVVPPPQPPAPPPTPITAQIISSVPPCVSTSAPTLPNTVLTPPVQSHTHLREEPEKKEREFKDDDDDDEVDEEEEESRRKGLVKEFELTVVLTKSRSGSFGFTITRSKLDNCYYIQEILDNPAKADGRLRAGDRLIIVNGHDVTSVADDVAMTILRSSPRRLSMTLGRAVSNLVAPPACDSLPDVVLYKTPSGQLGIKLTGGIGSKWQGIYCLEVVPGSPASEEGSVQPNDKILYICGRCTLGMTLEDAVKACEIAPRKVKLKIIREDHPVTPKAKWNGLFDWKKDKKSFARFEEPVSPEKNSPTEEAEAVCRTAGKFRCLSLTQEQDSCIMQVEFTKPEGGGLGFALVGGTNGSMLRVKEICSGGVAEQDGRLRVGDILLEVNGVIVSGLSHSKVVDILRKAEGTVQLTICRDILPLTYSESPTPPNMSAQPEAVLAEQPAPDTCTSPDIMLNRPVEHPPEATSDPVVKETVVVLTSPPPTPHRLTVVTDETAITQESCNSTPSHQACCPSLNVTDMLHGASDRKQIVTKLLDQSCKDIRKTQSDGWSSEEEDDDVFDATNQEMTSPQTGPPIVSEEELASLALISPAKNSQYSGSRVKALIQILQHQLDQQELVKEFMALEHLKPSDNCVVGKAPENRDKNRYRDILPYDKTRVAIGENQDYINASYIRMQVGHEEFFYISCQGPLPSTVSAFWQMIWENKSDVIAMMTQEVERGRIKCHKYWPEKLSVPLDTGRYQLHLENQQYLEYFQIKVIRMVETETGETHFVRHLKFTHWPDHGVPHCSEQLVRFIRYLRAVHHKGPVTVHCSAGIGRTGVLICTDIILSLTENDLPINVSDIVKEMRLQRHGMIQTKEQYLFCYKVWLEVLQGILQLHGNQWQPESPRDHKVV; encoded by the exons ATGAGCAGCACATTTGTCACATTAGCTGAAGTACTGGAGGCACGAGGGGGAcctctgctggaggaggaggtctgGTCCCTGCTGCTGGGCACTGCAGAGTCTTTAGTGGATGTCTCCTATAAGG gtcacAACAATATGTGTTATATCATAAGCCCCACCTCCTTGCTGCTGTCAGCCACTGGTACCTTAGCATTTAAGAACTGTGGCCTATCAGATGAGGTATCCACCTTCACTGCTCCAGAAATGCTGCAGGGCCGTGCCAGCTCAACCAAACCTGCCATAGAGAGG ATGCTGGTGTATTCACTGGGTATGACTCTCTACTGGTCAGTTGATTTTCACCTACCTCAAAATCAG CCAGTCCAGTTGAGTGACCATCTAAacagcctcctcctcagcatgtgtGAGGACCTGGCCCACCGCAGGGTAAATCTCAGCTCCATCCTGGAAGCCTGCGAGTCTCAGCATAAAGCCTCCATCCTGCCACCGCCCGCCAAAGTCGTCAGacagctggtggaggaggttTTTCATGAATCA ATGGACCATGGCTCTTTGCCAGACAGTAACGTCCCTTTGAGTGGCAGAAGCCAGATGATCAGAGAGAGACTTCATG GAAAGAGAGGGCCTTTTTCAGACTTCAGCGAGGGGAGTGCTGAAGGGAGAAGATACTCAACGGACTCTGACTCAAAGTCAG GGAGTTTACCTCAGAGACCTTGGAGACAAAGACCAAGGAGCTCTCCCACACCACTGTACAAGTCTTCTTTAGACAG aCTCCCTCGTGGGGTTCGTCACCGGGACAGCAACTGCAGTTGGCTTGTTAGGAGCCCCCACCACGACATCTCTCCCAAAACATCAGGCAGATCTCACAGTCCCTCCATCACCTTCAGCgagtcctctctcagcctcaGCCAGAGGAAAGCTAAG GCTTTGGGTCCTGAGTTTATCAGAATGCCAGACGAACAACAAATTGTTCTCGAGCTTCCAGGATCTATTGTG TCCAGAAAGGGCCGTTCGTGTTCATCTCAAAGAGAAGTGACTGTGGTGCTGCCTAACGGACAGTACATTGTGGTTCGCTGTGACATTAAGTCCAGAGCAAGAGACGTGTTTGACATGGTGGTGGCTCACGCAAACTTGGTGGAACACTTCTACTTTGGTCTTGCCTTCCTAGATG ATGATGAATATTTCTTTTTGGACCATGAAACAAAAATCTCCAAAGTTGCACCTGACAGTTGGAAAAAAGGGCAGATATCCTCCTTTTTGGTGTTTCTTCGAGTCAAATTTTTTGTTGATGACATCTCCTTCGTTTT GCACAGACTGACTCGTCATCAGTACTACTTACAGCTGCGTAAGGATATCTTGGAGGACAGGCTTTACTGTAATGAGGAGACAGGCTTGTTCCTAGCTGCTCTTGCTCTGCAGGCTGAGTTTGGTGATTACATGCCAGAG TTGTATGGCAAGAATTATTACCAGCCAGAGCATTATGTGTCCAGGAGGATGCTAGAGAAGCTGGCGCTGCCCAATGTCAAGGAAGAGTTGCCAAGACTACATGCAAGTCACGCCCAGATGCTGCCTGAAGAGGCAGAAACAGAGTACCTTAAG ATTGCCCAGCAGTTACCTGAGTACGGGGTTATGTTCCACCGtgtggggagagagaaaaggccgGTGGTGGGAGAGTTGGTGTTGGGAGTTTGCGTCAAAGGAATCATCGTGTACgagatgaagaatcaccttcGGACTGTCACCAGGCGCTTCCTCTGGAGGGAAACAGATTCCATATCCACTGGG cGGCGTAAACTGATTATAGAGTGTGGCGGACCCAGTGGGAGAAAGCACAGTTTTGTAACAGAAAGCTCCAAAATAGCACAGTACCTCCTGAACCTCTGCTCAGCACAGCACAAGTTTCATAGCGAGATGACGTCACGACAACTTAACCACACGATGATACCAG ATGAAAACATAGATAAGTACATGTCTGTGTACCGGGGTCGTAACTTGAACCTGAAGCGGATGTCTTGCTCAGAGGGCATGTTGAACCATGTGGGTCTGACACCTGGTCAACCAGACTCCCTCTCCAAGTCCTGCGACGACCTGACTGCCAAGCTGGAGGCTCGACTTCgccagcagagagagatgaggagggagaTAAGCAGAGAGCTGAACAAGGAGCTCCCTGAAGCAGGAGACCTCAGGGACATTAAAGATCGACAGTGCTGGAG CACTCAAGAGCCAATTCCCAGAATGATGTCCAGTGTCTCACTACAGAAGCAGGACTCTGATGCATCTTCATCCATAAGAG TTGATACACCAACCAGGACCCcgccagagagagagatagtcTGTGTGACCCTGAAGAAAGATCCCAAACTGGGCTTTG GCTTTGTGATAGTGGGAGAGGACAATACAGGTAAACTTGACCTTGGGATCTTCATTGCTTCCATTGTGCCTGATGGGCCTGCGGACAGAGATGGACGAATCAAACCCG gtGGACGTCTCATTTCCCTAAACAAGACTAGTTTGGAGGGAGTGACGTTCAGTGATGCTGCTGCCATCTTACAGAGCAGCCCTGAAGAGGTGGAGCTCATTGTTTCCCAGCCTAAAT ACTCTCTGAAGGACAGTAAGAGCTCCTTGAGTCAAAGTACTCTGGGTTTGGCGTTGGAGAAGAGCTTTGGATCACAGACCACCCTGAGTGGCACAGAGTACCGCCCTGCCATGGAGGAACTAGAGGAGGCCATCACTCTGTCCAATATGGCAACCCCAAAGCAGAACAGGAGGCTTCACATTCCTGTTGTGAGAATACATGACACCCAG gATGTGTGTTCCAGGTCCCCCTCTATCTTAAGTTTGAAAACTAGTGAGCGGTTTATAGTGGAGCTGAAGAAAAGCAGTGGTAGTCTTGGCATCAGTGTTGCT GGAGGAATAAACACTAATGTGCGATATGGAGGAATCTACATCAAGAGCCTGGTGCCAGGAGGTGCTGCAGAGCAAGACGGCCGCATTCAGATCG GTGACAGACTGCTGGAGGTTGATGGGTCCAACCTGAGGGGCGTGACTCACCAACAAGCTGTCGAGTGCCTGAAGAAGACTGgggag GTGGtgaacctgctgctggaaaGGGAGCCCACTGTAATCTTGGAGCCTAGACCAGACTCACCCTGCCCCCCCTTGGTCCACAGTCCGTCGCACACACAGCCCCCCAGGACTGAGGTCTCCATAGAAACGACCTTGACTGGTCAATCCAAGGACTACAGCTTTGTGACTGATG aaaacacacatgaagtGGTGCTAAAGAAGAGCTTGTCCGGCCTTGGCTTCAGCTTTTACATCTCACAGTTGCACTCGGGGCCAGACCGAGGCAGCGTGGTGCGCATTAAACGTCTGTTCCCGGGTCAGCCAGCACTAGAAAGCGGCCTCCTGCGAGAGGGAGATATCATTCTGTCCGTCAACAAAGAGCCTGTCAAGGACCTCTCTTACCAG aGGGTTTTGTTCCTGCTACGTGGAGCGCCGTCTGAGGTTCATCTGCTAATCTGCCGACCAGGTCCTGGAGTACTGTATGACACAGATGACAACACACTG AGTCCTGCACCCATCCGTGAAGTTCGTTCTCGGTCTCTGGACATCCGACTAGGAGACGACTACAGCCAGCTCCTTAAGTTTCAATATGATGTCAATTTATCGACTCAGAAGCAAGTCCCCACTCAGGAGGAAGATCTGGCCAATCCAGCAGAGAAAAACCCAGAacctcctgcagctccagcacTCCTGGAGAGCCAGGAGAGTCTGGATGGTGAAATGCAGGCCAACCAgactcctccatctcttcctcgCTCACCCCCCTCACCCACATCACCTACGTCACCTCCCTCACCAGTCTCACCAGCATCACCCGCTTCACCAGCATCACCAGCCTCGCCTGCTTCACCTGCCTCTGGCTCTTCACCAGCTCTGCCAGAGTCACGACCAACCGCGGGGAATCCAGGGGAACAACAGGAAGGAGAagcaaaggagaggaaaaaggatgGGAAAGAGGAGGCTGCAACAACATCAAGTTCAACTGTGATGCTTTTGGATGTCTGTCCAAAGACTGCTTCAAACTCTGTATACGCCAG TGGAGTCAGAGAAGAGGCAGATGGAAGTGTGACCTACTGCCTCATGGGAAACGGACTGACTATCATGGCAGATGAAGAGTACCTGACCATCAGCTCCACCCTGGAGCATCCTCATAGCTTTCCCTCCGGTCTGGCCGCTCACACCCCGACAACCAACCTCACATCCCTCGGCTCTCAAACCTCCAAAAGCTCCTCTAGTTTCGGCTCTCAGAATCCGAACCTCAGCCCTCACGTCCCCACTACCACCATCTCACCCCACAGCCTCCCGCCTGACACCCCGACCTCTTGCTCCCTGGCCCACCCATCTCAGCCACTCACAACACAGCCGCCGAAAGCCAAGCATCACCCGATCCAGCAGGGGCTTCTTCCAAGTCACTACAAAGGCTTTTCCAAGAACAGCCGGCCTGTGGTACCTCCACCCCAGCCTCCTGCTCCACCACCGACCCCCATTACAGCCCAGATCATCTCTTCTGTGCCTCCCTGTGTCAGTACGTCTGCCCCGACGCTGCCAAACACAGTGCTAACCCCTCCTGTCCAGAGCCACACACATCTGAGGGAAGAaccagagaagaaagaaagggaattcaaagatgatgatgatgacgacgaggttgacgaggaggaggaagagagtcGAAGAAAG GGACTGGTAAAAGAGTTTGAACTGACAGTGGTCCTGACGAAGTCCAGGAGTGGGAGCTTTGGCTTCACTATCACTCGAAGCAAGCTGGACAACTGCTACTACATACAGGAAATACTAGACAACCCAGCCAAGGCAGATGGACGACTCAGGGCAGGAGACAGGCTCATCATT GTAAATGGGCATGATGTTACTAGTGTGGCAGATGATGTTGCCATGACGATTCTCAGGTCATCTCCGAGACGACTGAGTATGACCCTAGGGAGAGCAGTTAGCAACCTGGTAGCCCCGCCGGCCTGCGACAGCCTACCTGATGTTGTTCTGTACAAGACACCTTCAGGACAGCTCG GTATAAAGCTGACAGGAGGCATTGGAAGCAAATGGCAAGGCATCTACTGTCTGGAGGTGGTGCCAGGCTCCCCAGCCAGCGAGGAGGGGAGTGTCCAACCCAATGACAAGATCCTCTACATCTGTGGCAGGTGCACCCTGGGTATGACCCTAGAGGATGCAGTCAAAGCCTGTGAGATCGCCCCTCGTAAAGTTAAACTTAAAATCATCAG AGAAGACCACCCAGTGACCCCCAAGGCTAAGTGGAACG gtCTGTTTGACTGGAAAAAGGACAAGAAGTCCTTTGCTCGTTTTGAAGAGCCTGTCTCTCCGGAGAAAAACTCTCCTACTGAAGAgg ctgaAGCTGTGTGTAGGACTGCTGGGAAATTCCgatgtctctctctcacccaaGAACAAGAC AGTTGCATCATGCAGGTGGAGTTCACAAAACCAGAAGGAGGAGGCCTTGGCTTTGCTTTGGTCGGAGGAACCAATGGTAGCATGCTCAGAGTGAAGGAAATTTGCTCTGGTGGAGTAGCCGAGCAGGACGGTCGACTGAGAGTGGGAGATATTTTATTAGAG GTGAACGGTGTGATTGTGTCCGGCCTGAGCCACAGTAAAGTGGTGGATATCCTGCGTAAAGCTGAGGGCACTGTACAGCTCACCATCTGCAGAGACATCCTGCCCCTGACCTACTCTGAATCACCCACACCGCCCAACATGTCAGCTCAGCCTGAAGCTGTTTTAGCTGAGCAGCCAGCTCCTGATACCTGCACCTCCCCTGACATCATGCTGAATAGGCCAGTTGAGCACCCTCCAG AGGCGACTTCAGACCCAGTGGTTAAAGAAACAGTTGTTGTCCTAACTTCACCCCCACCTACACCACACCGACTGACCGTTGTAACAGATGAGACTGCAATTACACAG GAGAGCTGTAACAGCACCCCTTCTCATCAAGCTTGCTGCCCATCCCTCAATGTCACTGACATGTTGCATGGAGCTTCTGACAG GAAACAAATTGTGACCAAACTTTTGGACCAGTCCTGCAAAGACATCCGGAAAACCCAGTCAGACGGCTGGAGCAGcgaagaggaagatgatgatgtATTTGACGCCACCAATCAGGAAATGACCTCACCCCAAACAG GCCCACCCATAGTATCAGAGGAGGAACTGGCCAGTTTAGCTCTCATTAGCCCCGCTAAGAACAGCCAGTATTCAGGCTCCAGGGTCAAAGCTCTCATCCAAATTCTGCAGCATCAACTGGACCAGCAGGAACTGGTCAAAGAGTTCATG GCTCTGGAGCATCTGAAACCCTCTGACAACTGTGTGGTGGGAAAAGCCCCTGAGAACAGAGATAAGAACCGCTACAGAGACATCCTTCCCT atgacaAAACACGCGTTGCCATTGGAGAGAACCAGGACTACATCAACGCCAGCTACATCCGCATGCAAGTTGGCCATGAAGAGTTCTTTTACATCTCCTGCCAGGGCCCTCTGCCTTCCACAGTGTCGGCCTTCTGGCAGATGATCTGGGAAAACAAATCTGACGTCATCGCCATGATGACCCAGGAAGTGGAACGGGGAAGGATCAAATGTCACAAGTACTGGCCAGAGAAGCTGAGCGTGCCTCTGGACACTGGCAGGTACCAGCTTCACCTGGAGAACCAACAGTACCTGGAGTACTTCCAAATTAAGGTCATCCGCATGGTAGAGACTGAG ACTGGTGAGACACATTTTGTCCGTCACCTGAAGTTCACACACTGGCCTGACCACGGTGTGCCGCACTGCTCTGAGCAGCTGGTTCGCTTTATCCGCTACCTGAGGGCGGTGCACCACAAGGGGCCAGTCACCGTTCACTGCAGCGCTGGCATTGGGCGCACAGGAGTTCTTATCTGCACTGACATTATTCTCAGTCTCACTGAGAATGATTTACCT atTAATGTGAGCGACATTGTAAAAGAGATGAGACTTCAGCGGCACGGGATGATTCAAACCAAG GAACAATACCTCTTCTGCTACAAAGTCTGGTTGGAGGTTTTACAGGGCATTTTACAGCTTCACGGCAACCAATGGCAACCGGAAAGTCCCAGAGACCACAAAGTAGTTTGA
- the mapk8a gene encoding mitogen-activated protein kinase 8 isoform X2, whose amino-acid sequence MNKNKREKEFYSLDVGDSTFTVLKRYQNLRPIGSGAQGIVCSAYDQILERNVAIKKLSRPFQNQTHAKRAYRELVLMKCVNHKNIIGLLNVFTPQKSLEEFQDVYLVMELMDANLCQVIQMELDHERLSYLLYQMLCGIKHLHAAGIIHRDLKPSNIVVKSDCTLKILDFGLARTAATGLLMTPYVVTRYYRAPEVILGMGYQANVDIWSVGCILAEMVRHKILFPGRDYIDQWNKVIEQLGTPSQDFLMKLNQSVRTYVENRPRYAGYSFEKLFPDVLFPADSDHNKLKASQARDLLSKMLVIDASKRISVDEALQHPYINVWYDPAEVEAPPPKIPDKQLDEREHTVEEWKELIYKEVSEWEEWTKNGVIRGQPPPLGAAVIDSPPQPTSSSSSANDVSSMSTEPTDPSSDPTMTSETDSSLDSHTSLGALACCR is encoded by the exons atgaacaaaaacaagagagaaaaggaatTCTACAGCCTAGATGTTGGAGATTCGACGTTCACAGTACTGAAGCGATACCAGAATCTAAGGCCCATCGGCTCAGGAGCCCAGGGAATCGTCTG CTCTGCTTATGACCAAATCCTTGAAAGAAATGTTGCCATCAAGAAGCTGAGTCGGCCGTTTCAAAATCAGACCCATGCCAAGAGGGCGTACAGAGAGCTAGTCCTAATGAAATGTGTCAATCACAAAAAT ATCATTGGCctattaaatgtttttacaccACAAAAATCATTAGAAGAATTCCAAGATGT ATACTTGGTGATGGAGCTGATGGATGCCAACCTTTGCCAGGTCATTCAGATGGAGCTGGACCACGAGAGACTGTCTTATCTGCTCTATCAGATGTTGTGTGGTATCAAACACCTCCACGCTGCTGGCATCATTCACAGG GACCTGAAGCCCAGTAACATAGTCGTCAAGTCAGATTGTACGTTGAAGATTTTGGACTTCGGCTTGGCTCGGACGGCTGCCACAGGCCTCCTGATGACACCGTATGTGGTTACACGCTACTACAGAGCACCCGAGGTTATCCTGGGCATGGGCTATCAAGCTAACG TGGACATATGGTCTGTGGGCTGCATACTGGCAGAAATGGTTCGCCATAAAATCCTCTTCCCAGGAAGGGACT acatCGACCAGTGGAACAAAGTAATCGAGCAGCTAGGTACTCCATCTCAGGATTTCCTAATGAAGCTGAATCAGTCAGTAAGAACGTACGTAGAAAACAGGCCACGTTATGCTGGTTACAGCTTTGAGAAACTCTTTCCAGATGTGCTCTTCCCTGCCGACTCTGATCACAACAAACTGAAGg CAAGCCAAGCCAGAGATCTCTTATCCAAGATGTTAGTGATTGATGCCTCAAAGCGCATCTCTGTAGATGAGGCCCTGCAGCACCCCTATATTAATGTTTGGTACGACCCAGCAGAAGTGGAGGCA CCCCCTCCGAAGATCCCAGACAAACAGTTGGATGAGAGGGAGCATACCGTGGAAGAGTGGAAAG aGCTAATTTATAAGGAAGTGAGTGAATGGGAGGAGTGGACAAAAAATGGAGTGATAAGAGGGCAGCCACCTCCTTTAG GTGCAGCAGTGATTGACAGCCCCCCTCAGCccacgtcctcctcctcttcggcCAACGATGTCTCGTCCATGTCCACGGAGCCCACTGATCCGAGCAGTGACCCCACCATGACCTCTGAAACAGACAGCAGCTTGGACAGCCATACCTCTCTGGGTGCACTGGCCTGCTGCAGATAA
- the mapk8a gene encoding mitogen-activated protein kinase 8 isoform X1 — protein MNKNKREKEFYSLDVGDSTFTVLKRYQNLRPIGSGAQGIVCSAYDQILERNVAIKKLSRPFQNQTHAKRAYRELVLMKCVNHKNIIGLLNVFTPQKSLEEFQDVYLVMELMDANLCQVIQMELDHERLSYLLYQMLCGIKHLHAAGIIHRDLKPSNIVVKSDCTLKILDFGLARTAATGLLMTPYVVTRYYRAPEVILGMGYQANVDVWSVGCIVAEMIRGSVLFPGTDHIDQWNKVIEQLGTPSQDFLMKLNQSVRTYVENRPRYAGYSFEKLFPDVLFPADSDHNKLKASQARDLLSKMLVIDASKRISVDEALQHPYINVWYDPAEVEAPPPKIPDKQLDEREHTVEEWKELIYKEVSEWEEWTKNGVIRGQPPPLGAAVIDSPPQPTSSSSSANDVSSMSTEPTDPSSDPTMTSETDSSLDSHTSLGALACCR, from the exons atgaacaaaaacaagagagaaaaggaatTCTACAGCCTAGATGTTGGAGATTCGACGTTCACAGTACTGAAGCGATACCAGAATCTAAGGCCCATCGGCTCAGGAGCCCAGGGAATCGTCTG CTCTGCTTATGACCAAATCCTTGAAAGAAATGTTGCCATCAAGAAGCTGAGTCGGCCGTTTCAAAATCAGACCCATGCCAAGAGGGCGTACAGAGAGCTAGTCCTAATGAAATGTGTCAATCACAAAAAT ATCATTGGCctattaaatgtttttacaccACAAAAATCATTAGAAGAATTCCAAGATGT ATACTTGGTGATGGAGCTGATGGATGCCAACCTTTGCCAGGTCATTCAGATGGAGCTGGACCACGAGAGACTGTCTTATCTGCTCTATCAGATGTTGTGTGGTATCAAACACCTCCACGCTGCTGGCATCATTCACAGG GACCTGAAGCCCAGTAACATAGTCGTCAAGTCAGATTGTACGTTGAAGATTTTGGACTTCGGCTTGGCTCGGACGGCTGCCACAGGCCTCCTGATGACACCGTATGTGGTTACACGCTACTACAGAGCACCCGAGGTTATCCTGGGCATGGGCTATCAAGCTAACG TGGACGTATGGTCAGTGGGCTGCATAGTGGCCGAGATGATCAGGGGAAGTGTGTTGTTCCCCGGCACTGATC acatCGACCAGTGGAACAAAGTAATCGAGCAGCTAGGTACTCCATCTCAGGATTTCCTAATGAAGCTGAATCAGTCAGTAAGAACGTACGTAGAAAACAGGCCACGTTATGCTGGTTACAGCTTTGAGAAACTCTTTCCAGATGTGCTCTTCCCTGCCGACTCTGATCACAACAAACTGAAGg CAAGCCAAGCCAGAGATCTCTTATCCAAGATGTTAGTGATTGATGCCTCAAAGCGCATCTCTGTAGATGAGGCCCTGCAGCACCCCTATATTAATGTTTGGTACGACCCAGCAGAAGTGGAGGCA CCCCCTCCGAAGATCCCAGACAAACAGTTGGATGAGAGGGAGCATACCGTGGAAGAGTGGAAAG aGCTAATTTATAAGGAAGTGAGTGAATGGGAGGAGTGGACAAAAAATGGAGTGATAAGAGGGCAGCCACCTCCTTTAG GTGCAGCAGTGATTGACAGCCCCCCTCAGCccacgtcctcctcctcttcggcCAACGATGTCTCGTCCATGTCCACGGAGCCCACTGATCCGAGCAGTGACCCCACCATGACCTCTGAAACAGACAGCAGCTTGGACAGCCATACCTCTCTGGGTGCACTGGCCTGCTGCAGATAA
- the mapk8a gene encoding mitogen-activated protein kinase 8 isoform X3, which translates to MNKNKREKEFYSLDVGDSTFTVLKRYQNLRPIGSGAQGIVCSAYDQILERNVAIKKLSRPFQNQTHAKRAYRELVLMKCVNHKNIIGLLNVFTPQKSLEEFQDVYLVMELMDANLCQVIQMELDHERLSYLLYQMLCGIKHLHAAGIIHRDLKPSNIVVKSDCTLKILDFGLARTAATGLLMTPYVVTRYYRAPEVILGMGYQANVDVWSVGCIVAEMIRGSVLFPGTDHIDQWNKVIEQLGTPSQDFLMKLNQSVRTYVENRPRYAGYSFEKLFPDVLFPADSDHNKLKASQARDLLSKMLVIDASKRISVDEALQHPYINVWYDPAEVEAPPPKIPDKQLDEREHTVEEWKELIYKEVSEWEEWTKNGVIRGQPPPLAQVQQ; encoded by the exons atgaacaaaaacaagagagaaaaggaatTCTACAGCCTAGATGTTGGAGATTCGACGTTCACAGTACTGAAGCGATACCAGAATCTAAGGCCCATCGGCTCAGGAGCCCAGGGAATCGTCTG CTCTGCTTATGACCAAATCCTTGAAAGAAATGTTGCCATCAAGAAGCTGAGTCGGCCGTTTCAAAATCAGACCCATGCCAAGAGGGCGTACAGAGAGCTAGTCCTAATGAAATGTGTCAATCACAAAAAT ATCATTGGCctattaaatgtttttacaccACAAAAATCATTAGAAGAATTCCAAGATGT ATACTTGGTGATGGAGCTGATGGATGCCAACCTTTGCCAGGTCATTCAGATGGAGCTGGACCACGAGAGACTGTCTTATCTGCTCTATCAGATGTTGTGTGGTATCAAACACCTCCACGCTGCTGGCATCATTCACAGG GACCTGAAGCCCAGTAACATAGTCGTCAAGTCAGATTGTACGTTGAAGATTTTGGACTTCGGCTTGGCTCGGACGGCTGCCACAGGCCTCCTGATGACACCGTATGTGGTTACACGCTACTACAGAGCACCCGAGGTTATCCTGGGCATGGGCTATCAAGCTAACG TGGACGTATGGTCAGTGGGCTGCATAGTGGCCGAGATGATCAGGGGAAGTGTGTTGTTCCCCGGCACTGATC acatCGACCAGTGGAACAAAGTAATCGAGCAGCTAGGTACTCCATCTCAGGATTTCCTAATGAAGCTGAATCAGTCAGTAAGAACGTACGTAGAAAACAGGCCACGTTATGCTGGTTACAGCTTTGAGAAACTCTTTCCAGATGTGCTCTTCCCTGCCGACTCTGATCACAACAAACTGAAGg CAAGCCAAGCCAGAGATCTCTTATCCAAGATGTTAGTGATTGATGCCTCAAAGCGCATCTCTGTAGATGAGGCCCTGCAGCACCCCTATATTAATGTTTGGTACGACCCAGCAGAAGTGGAGGCA CCCCCTCCGAAGATCCCAGACAAACAGTTGGATGAGAGGGAGCATACCGTGGAAGAGTGGAAAG aGCTAATTTATAAGGAAGTGAGTGAATGGGAGGAGTGGACAAAAAATGGAGTGATAAGAGGGCAGCCACCTCCTTTAG CACAGGTGCAGCAGTGA